The following proteins are encoded in a genomic region of Devosia lucknowensis:
- a CDS encoding ABC transporter ATP-binding protein, translating into MTTLLDVRDVSKRFTMGGLLGRKVVEAVSDASFSLSAEKPEIFTIIGESGSGKTTLARMILGLEDPSSGEILFQGQKVDRHAGREARLKFMANVQPVFQNPFEAFNPLKKIERYLESTARRFLDTSDRAAIDKAMDEALQKVGLSLKEVRGRFPHEMSGGQLQRCAIARALIPSPPLLIADEPVSMVDASLRMSIVNLLKSLRDDLGVSVIYITHDLATAYYISNRLIIMQRGRIVEMGDARTVLERPEHPYSQLLKASVLSTDDAGAGKLGTDPDMLRRANDSMGRAGRLVARADGRSVRVYEGA; encoded by the coding sequence ATGACGACACTTCTCGACGTTCGCGACGTTTCCAAGCGCTTCACCATGGGGGGCCTGCTGGGCCGCAAGGTGGTGGAGGCCGTGTCGGATGCCAGCTTCTCGCTCTCGGCGGAAAAGCCCGAAATCTTCACGATCATCGGCGAGTCCGGATCGGGCAAGACCACGCTGGCGCGCATGATCCTCGGACTGGAGGACCCCAGTTCGGGCGAGATCCTGTTCCAGGGGCAGAAGGTGGACCGGCATGCCGGGCGGGAGGCGCGCCTCAAGTTCATGGCCAATGTGCAGCCGGTGTTCCAGAACCCGTTCGAGGCATTCAACCCGCTCAAGAAGATCGAGCGCTACCTGGAAAGCACGGCGCGGCGGTTTCTCGATACGTCCGACAGGGCGGCGATCGACAAGGCCATGGACGAAGCGCTGCAAAAGGTGGGGCTCAGCCTCAAGGAAGTCCGGGGCCGGTTTCCGCATGAGATGAGCGGTGGCCAGTTGCAGCGCTGCGCCATTGCGCGGGCGCTGATTCCGAGCCCGCCGCTGCTGATCGCCGACGAGCCGGTGTCGATGGTGGATGCGAGCCTGCGCATGAGCATCGTCAACCTGCTCAAGAGCCTGCGCGACGACCTCGGGGTTTCGGTGATCTACATCACGCACGACCTGGCGACGGCCTATTACATTTCGAACCGGCTGATCATCATGCAGCGCGGCCGGATCGTGGAGATGGGCGACGCGCGGACCGTGCTCGAGAGGCCCGAGCACCCCTATTCGCAGCTGCTCAAGGCATCGGTGCTGTCCACCGATGATGCGGGCGCGGGCAAGCTCGGGACCGACCCGGACATGCTGCGCAGGGCCAATGACAGCATGGGTCGGGCCGGACGGCTGGTTGCCCGGGCTGACGGACGCAGCGTTCGGGTCTATGAAGGAGCGTGA
- a CDS encoding ABC transporter ATP-binding protein, giving the protein MTLENNPEILKVENLKAYYQMNYFGVSREVRAVDDITVTMRKNEVYGIAGESSSGKTSFIKVLAAAIRPPLRVVSGTAKYSFANGPIDVAHASKQEIEAIRWKHLSYIMQGSMSVLNPVRRIGKTFKDFAQRPLGLKGTAFEERVVNHLARLKLPPDVLRAYPHELSGGMRQRVTIGLATVCHPEFIIADEPTTALDVVVQKEVLSLIRDIQTEMGASVVFVTHDMSVHANVADRVGIIYAGRLVEEGRTRDMFFAPKHPYTAHLVASLPRIGDTQQRPALEGRPPNLADPPQGCRFNPRCPLAIDKCRKEVPPMEVVGPDHRTACWRWRDVEPLVNATKPAGVMA; this is encoded by the coding sequence ATGACCCTGGAAAACAACCCCGAAATTCTCAAGGTCGAGAACCTCAAGGCTTACTACCAGATGAACTATTTCGGCGTGAGCCGGGAAGTTCGGGCCGTCGACGACATCACCGTGACCATGCGCAAAAACGAGGTCTACGGCATTGCCGGGGAAAGCTCGTCGGGCAAGACAAGCTTCATCAAGGTGCTGGCCGCGGCCATCCGCCCGCCCCTGCGGGTGGTGAGCGGCACGGCCAAGTACAGTTTCGCCAACGGGCCGATCGACGTGGCGCATGCCAGCAAACAGGAGATCGAGGCGATCCGCTGGAAGCACCTCTCCTACATCATGCAGGGCTCGATGAGCGTGCTCAATCCGGTACGGCGGATCGGCAAGACCTTCAAGGATTTCGCGCAGCGTCCGCTGGGCCTCAAAGGCACGGCATTCGAAGAGCGCGTGGTCAACCACCTGGCGCGGCTCAAACTGCCGCCCGACGTACTGCGGGCCTATCCGCACGAGTTGTCCGGCGGCATGCGGCAACGCGTGACGATCGGGCTGGCGACCGTGTGTCATCCTGAATTCATCATCGCCGACGAGCCGACCACGGCCCTCGACGTCGTGGTGCAAAAGGAAGTGCTCAGCCTCATTCGCGACATCCAGACGGAAATGGGCGCCTCGGTGGTGTTCGTGACCCACGACATGAGCGTGCACGCCAATGTCGCCGACCGCGTGGGCATCATCTATGCGGGACGCCTCGTGGAAGAAGGGCGGACGCGCGACATGTTCTTCGCGCCCAAGCATCCCTATACGGCGCATCTGGTCGCGAGCCTGCCGCGCATAGGCGACACGCAGCAGCGCCCTGCCCTCGAGGGCCGGCCGCCGAACCTGGCCGATCCGCCGCAGGGCTGTCGTTTCAATCCCCGCTGCCCGCTGGCGATCGACAAGTGCCGAAAGGAGGTGCCGCCGATGGAAGTGGTGGGACCCGATCATCGCACGGCGTGCTGGCGCTGGCGCGACGTGGAGCCGCTGGTGAATGCGACCAAGCCTGCGGGAGTGATGGCATGA